From the Calliopsis andreniformis isolate RMS-2024a chromosome 4, iyCalAndr_principal, whole genome shotgun sequence genome, one window contains:
- the LOC143178149 gene encoding 4-aminobutyrate aminotransferase, mitochondrial: MLYKSILYSVRKCPQPRQLHHMPKAPLPGEPAKPYTLTEVPGPRTEMLMNEFSKIQQVGSIQYFADYQRSVGNYLADIDGNVFLDMYMQISSIPLGYNHRSILGALSCAGNQRIMANRPALGLFPGLEWPCKLQDTLLQPCVAPKGLPCVFTAMCGACSNEYAIQAAFIKYAERHRKDKDFTQEEKTTALYNKPPGCPELSILSFEGAYHGRTFGALALTHYKYIAKIDIPSLPWPIAPFPHYLYPLDQHEKENKKEDALCLEQKSIPLIIDEIQTGGAATGRMWAHEYFELNTPPDIVTFSKKMQASGFYHSSEYMPAHPYRIFNTWMGDPGKILILEAILQTIEAEDLLTHVCHVSNYLLCQLNTLQYEFPQLINSVRGRGFIIAFDMACRDTRDKLLHQLRCKGVQVGDCGVKTIRLRPCLIFGEYHADVFLDILRDCLQNFSES; encoded by the exons ATGTTGTACAAAAGTATTTTGTATTCCGTTCGAAAGTGTCCACAACCTCGAC AACTTCATCACATGCCAAAGGCACCTCTGCCAGGAGAACCCGCGAAACCATATACACTTACGGAAGTTCCTGGGCCAAGAACGGaaatgttgatgaatgagttCTCGAAAATTCAG CAAGTAGGCTCCATTCAATATTTTGCAGACTACCAAAGATCAGTTGGAAATTATTTAGCAGATATTGATGGAAATGTTTTCTTAGACATGTATATGCAAATTTCTTCTATTCCCCTGGGATACAATCACCGGTCTATTCTTGGTGCACTGTCGTGTGCAGGAAATCAA cgaataatggcaaacaggccAGCATTAGGATTGTTTCCTGGCTTAGAATGGCCATGCAAGCTTCAAGATACATTACTTCAACCATGT GTAGCTCCAAAAGGATTACCCTGTGTCTTCACAGCTATGTGTGGAGCTTGTTCAAATGAATATGCTATACAAGCTGCATTTATAAAATATGCAGAAAGACATCGTAAAGACAAAGATTTCACACAAGAAGAAAAAACGACTGCTCTCTATAATAAACCACCTGGTTGTCCTGAATTATCTATTCTTTCTTTTGAAG GGGCATATCATGGTAGAACATTTGGTGCATTAGCTCTGACTCATTACAAGTACATAGCGAAAATTGATATACCTTCTCTACCATGGCCAATTGCACCTTTTCCGCATTATTTATATCCATTAGATCAACATGAAAAGGAAAATAAGAAGGAGGATGCACTGTGCTTAGAACAA AAAAGTATTCCATTAATAATCGATGAAATACAAACGGGAGGTGCTGCAACAGGACGAATGTGGGCACACGAATATTTTGAACTGAATACTCCCCCTGATATTGTTACATTTAGTAAAAAAATGCAAGCAAGTGGTTTCTATCACTCCTCTGAATACAT GCCTGCACATCCGtatagaatttttaatacatGGATGGGTGATCCAGGCAAAATACTAATCTTAGAAGCAATACTACAAACTATTGAAGCAGAAGATTTATTAACACATGTTTGCCATGTTAGCAATTATCTGCTTTGTCAACTTAACACATTACAATATGAATTTCCACAACTTATAAATTCTGTACGAGGAAGAGGCTTCATCATTGCATTTGACATGGCATGTAGGGATACAAGGGATAAACTATTGCATCAATTACGTTGTAAAG GTGTTCAGGTGGGTGATTGTGGAGTAAAAACGATCAGATTAAGGCCATGCTTAATATTTGGAGAGTATCATGCTGATGTCTTTTTAGACATTTTACGGGACTGTTTACAAAATTTCTCAGAAAGCTAA